GCCTGCCGTCGGCGCGGATCACGGCGGGGTCGAGGGCGTTCCAGGTGTCGGTCTTCGCGGAGCCGAAGGCCTTGCCGCGGTCGGTCCAGGTGCCGGGGAGGCCCGTGGGGGACGTTGCCACCCCGATCGCGGAGTGGTTCGTGCCCCAGGAGGAGACGGCGCAGTAGAGCCAGTAGCGGCCGTCGCAGTAGGTGAGGCCGGGCGCCCAGGGGTCGGCGGTGGATTTGTAGTCGTACCACCAACTCGGCGGCGCGGTGAACGCGTTGCCCGCGTCGGTGCAGTCGCGGAGGTTCATGGAGAGGCGGGCGCCGATGATGCCGCCGGTGGAGCAGGCGACGTACCGGCCGTCCTCGAGCCGGTGGACCGTGGGGTCGTGGATGATCTGCCGGCAGGCCGACGTCCCAGGCGTCCAGCAGGCGGCCCCCGAGTGCGGCGAAGCCGAAGCTGCCGGCCACGGCCAAGCCGCCCGCCCCCGTGAGGAGTTGCCTGCGATTCAGGCCAGGCTGTCCCATACCTTGCCCCCACCGTCCCCAGAGGTTCGAGATATCGAATGAGGCCCGCAACTTCGAACGGGACCGTAGAATCGAAGCGCTTCCGCGTCAATGGGGCGGAGGGAACTTTCATCCCCCGGCCCCCGTGGAACCGTGTCGGATCACATGACGCGGACACGACCTTCCGCGTAGGCTCGAGCGGGCTGCCGATCGGCGGAGAGAAGGGGGCACGATGGGCGTCGCGGGCGCGCGGAGGAGTGCGGCCCGGTTTGCCGGGAGACTGCGACGGCGCTCGCGGACCGGCTTGACGATGCGCCAGCTGACGGCTCACTTCGCGGCTGCGGTCCGGGACCAGCCCCGTCCCCCCGCCGACGCGCGTGAGTTGTGCCGAGCGCTGTGTGCGGCGATGAGCGCCCTACGCGGAGAGCGGCCCGTTCGGCTGCGGTTCGAGCGATTCCCCGACGAACTCGCGGTCACGGGGCTGTGGGTGGAGTTCCACGACTTCGACCTCGTCATCGTCGAGGAACGGGCCGAAGGAGTGCAGCAACTGGTCATACTCGGCCATGAGCTGTGGCACATGCACGCCGGTCACTGTCACCACCCCGGCGCCGGCGCGGCCGCGTCCCGGGTGCTGGCCGAGGAGCCCGACCTGCGTGCGGCCGCGCTCGCCGTCGCCGCCCGCGACGGCTCCCGGGAGCGGGACGAGGCCGATGCCGACGCGTTCGGGCACCGCCTCGCCACCGCCTTCCGGCCCCAGCTGTCCCGGAGCACGGACCGGCCGCTCGACCCCGTCCAACGGTCCCTCGGCCATCGGGGGCGCTCGGAGGGCCCACGGTGACGTACGCCTGCCAGGCCTCCGCCCTGGCCGACCGGCTGGGCTCGGCGGAGACGCTCGGCGAGTCCTCCGTCGCGTTCTGGATCGCGACCGCGGTGCTGGCCACGGCACTGGCGATCAAGCTGCCCACGATCATCCGGCTGTGGAAGGACCCGCTGCTGCGCGCCGTGGGCGGCCTGCTGCTG
The genomic region above belongs to Streptomyces sp. CG1 and contains:
- a CDS encoding family 43 glycosylhydrolase; translation: MAGNSSRGRAAWPWPAASASPHSGAACWTPGTSACRQIIHDPTVHRLEDGRYVACSTGGIIGARLSMNLRDCTDAGNAFTAPPSWWYDYKSTADPWAPGLTYCDGRYWLYCAVSSWGTNHSAIGVATSPTGLPGTWTDRGKAFGSAKTDTWNALDPAVIRADGRLWMAFGSYDADDNGTPKLGLNQLSWRTGWPVVK
- a CDS encoding toxin-antitoxin system, toxin component family protein, with translation MGVAGARRSAARFAGRLRRRSRTGLTMRQLTAHFAAAVRDQPRPPADARELCRALCAAMSALRGERPVRLRFERFPDELAVTGLWVEFHDFDLVIVEERAEGVQQLVILGHELWHMHAGHCHHPGAGAAASRVLAEEPDLRAAALAVAARDGSRERDEADADAFGHRLATAFRPQLSRSTDRPLDPVQRSLGHRGRSEGPR